A window of the Acidimicrobiales bacterium genome harbors these coding sequences:
- a CDS encoding acyl-CoA dehydrogenase family protein, whose product MAEFSLALNEDQVQLQKWIHGFAEDVMRVQAAEWDEREEFPWSFVQEAASIGLYGWEFMAEMMMNDPTGQSMMVALEEMFWGDAGLGMAIMGSGLAAAGIAASGTSEQVLEWVPQCYGTADDVKVGAFCASEPDAGSDVNAYRLRAKYDEANDEWVLNGTKAWITNGGIANIHVVVAVVDPELGSKGHASFIVPPNTPGLSMGQKYAKHGIRASHTAEVVLDDCRIPGRCLLGGKEKLDERLARVREGKSGNSQAAMQTFEATRPAVGAQALGIARAAYEYSLEYAKERHAFGRPIIMNQSIAFMLADMATEIDAARLLVRRAAWLGKQRQFKCAEGSMAKLKAGRVAVQATERAIQILGGYGYTREYPVERWHRDAKIYDIFEGTEQIQQLVISRAISGMRIE is encoded by the coding sequence ATGGCCGAGTTCTCGCTCGCACTCAACGAAGATCAGGTGCAGCTGCAGAAGTGGATCCACGGATTCGCCGAAGATGTCATGCGGGTGCAGGCAGCCGAATGGGACGAGCGCGAGGAGTTCCCGTGGTCGTTCGTCCAGGAGGCGGCGTCGATCGGGCTCTACGGCTGGGAATTCATGGCCGAGATGATGATGAACGACCCCACCGGTCAGTCGATGATGGTGGCGCTCGAGGAGATGTTCTGGGGCGACGCCGGACTCGGCATGGCGATCATGGGCTCCGGTCTCGCCGCCGCCGGCATTGCTGCCAGTGGGACCAGCGAGCAGGTGCTCGAGTGGGTGCCCCAGTGCTACGGCACCGCCGACGATGTCAAGGTCGGCGCCTTCTGTGCGTCCGAGCCCGACGCCGGTTCCGACGTCAATGCCTACCGCCTGCGGGCCAAGTACGACGAGGCGAATGACGAGTGGGTGCTCAACGGCACCAAGGCGTGGATCACCAACGGTGGCATCGCCAACATCCACGTGGTGGTGGCCGTCGTCGATCCCGAGCTCGGCTCGAAGGGTCACGCCAGCTTCATCGTGCCGCCCAACACCCCCGGGCTGTCGATGGGCCAGAAGTACGCCAAGCACGGCATCCGTGCGTCGCACACTGCAGAGGTCGTGCTCGATGACTGTCGCATCCCTGGTCGCTGCCTGCTCGGCGGCAAGGAGAAGCTCGATGAGCGACTGGCTCGGGTCCGTGAGGGCAAGTCCGGCAACTCACAGGCTGCCATGCAGACCTTCGAGGCCACTCGCCCCGCTGTCGGTGCCCAGGCGCTCGGTATCGCCCGGGCGGCGTACGAGTACTCGCTCGAGTACGCGAAGGAGCGTCACGCCTTCGGTCGGCCGATCATCATGAATCAGTCGATCGCCTTCATGCTGGCCGACATGGCCACCGAGATCGATGCCGCCCGCCTGCTCGTGCGTCGGGCCGCATGGCTCGGCAAGCAGCGCCAGTTCAAGTGCGCCGAAGGTTCCATGGCCAAGCTCAAGGCCGGCCGAGTCGCCGTCCAGGCCACCGAGCGAGCCATCCAGATCCTCGGCGGCTACGGCTACACCCGGGAGTATCCGGTCGAGCGCTGGCACCGTGACGCCAAGATCTACGACATCTTCGAAGGCACCGAGCAGATCCAGCAGCTCGTGATCTCCCGGGCCATCTCGGGGATGCGTATCGAATAG
- a CDS encoding lysophospholipid acyltransferase family protein: MTIPSSAFTRPIDKHDAFMRGAKAMALIAKAAARLDLPETLGLVENRPMLFAGNHRSLFDMVATMAIFDKFGLSCRIMLRGDLMEKGPGAAFLHAIGCIPTSKAHREEAEADAIASLRSGQLVAMMPEGRLVPPDQWVDGVGHARPGVARIAREAGAVVIPVAFSGTEVLWPRGRMPQPRIPRPPVRLRVGPAIELSGDDDPADAARVMAAIAKLLPPTT; this comes from the coding sequence ATGACCATTCCTTCGTCTGCCTTCACCCGGCCCATCGACAAGCACGACGCCTTCATGCGCGGAGCGAAAGCGATGGCGCTGATTGCCAAGGCGGCGGCACGGCTCGACCTCCCCGAGACGCTCGGCCTCGTCGAGAACCGGCCGATGCTGTTTGCCGGTAACCATCGGAGCCTGTTCGACATGGTCGCCACCATGGCCATCTTCGACAAGTTCGGGCTGTCGTGCCGAATCATGCTCCGCGGTGACCTGATGGAGAAGGGTCCCGGTGCCGCCTTCCTCCACGCCATCGGTTGCATCCCTACCTCCAAGGCCCATCGGGAGGAAGCCGAAGCCGATGCGATCGCCAGCCTGCGAAGTGGTCAGCTCGTGGCGATGATGCCCGAGGGGCGACTCGTGCCGCCCGACCAGTGGGTCGACGGCGTCGGCCACGCGCGACCTGGCGTTGCCCGCATCGCCCGTGAAGCGGGTGCTGTCGTCATTCCCGTCGCCTTCTCGGGCACCGAGGTGCTGTGGCCCCGGGGTCGCATGCCGCAACCGCGGATTCCTCGCCCCCCCGTCCGGCTACGGGTCGGGCCGGCAATCGAATTGAGCGGCGACGACGATCCGGCCGACGCCGCCCGCGTCATGGCGGCCATCGCCAAACTTCTTCCGCCCACGACCTGA
- a CDS encoding carotenoid oxygenase family protein: MTVTDDDRPLPFHLRGNYAPVFEEVTETELTVEGQLPAELTGLYVRNGANPKTGRSPHWFAGDGMLHGVRIDGGNASWYRNRWVRTKHLDDPKARQIGPDGSVDRTIGVNNTHIVRHAGKILSLVESSFPCEMTPELDTVGVYDFDGRLDTAMTAHPKICALTGEMHFFGYGFFPPYLTYHRVSADGELVQSEVIDVAGPTMIHDFSITEHHVLFMDLPVVFDLDLAMKGGMPYRWDDDYAARVGVMPRGGTGNDVRWFDVDPCYVFHPMNSFEQSTAGGGTSIVVDTARYPDLWRADSAKFNNDAALHRWTLDLDTGSVAEEPLDDRLIEFPRVHDDLVGLVNRYGYAVATEQIGDSAPKSQLVKYDLESGASEVHDFGTDRITGEAVFVPAEAATSEDEGWLMSFVYDKPSDTSALVVLDATNVAAEPVATVQLPRRVPFGFHGSWFTD; the protein is encoded by the coding sequence GTGACTGTGACCGATGATGATCGTCCGCTCCCCTTTCACCTGCGGGGTAACTACGCCCCGGTCTTCGAGGAGGTGACCGAGACCGAGCTGACCGTCGAGGGGCAGCTGCCGGCCGAACTCACCGGGCTCTACGTCCGCAATGGCGCCAACCCGAAGACGGGCCGCTCACCCCACTGGTTCGCCGGTGACGGCATGTTGCACGGGGTGCGCATCGATGGCGGGAACGCCTCGTGGTACCGCAATCGCTGGGTACGGACCAAGCACCTCGACGATCCGAAAGCCCGTCAGATCGGACCCGACGGCTCGGTCGACCGGACCATCGGTGTCAACAACACCCACATCGTCCGTCACGCCGGCAAGATCCTGTCGCTGGTCGAGTCGAGCTTTCCCTGCGAGATGACCCCCGAGCTCGACACGGTCGGCGTCTACGACTTCGACGGTCGCCTCGACACGGCGATGACCGCCCACCCGAAGATCTGCGCACTCACGGGCGAGATGCACTTCTTCGGCTACGGCTTCTTCCCGCCCTACCTCACCTACCACCGGGTGTCCGCCGACGGCGAGCTCGTGCAGTCCGAGGTCATCGACGTCGCCGGTCCGACCATGATCCACGACTTCTCGATCACCGAGCACCACGTGCTGTTCATGGACCTGCCGGTCGTGTTCGACCTCGACCTGGCCATGAAGGGCGGCATGCCCTACCGATGGGACGACGACTACGCAGCGCGGGTCGGTGTGATGCCCCGAGGCGGTACGGGCAACGACGTTCGCTGGTTCGACGTCGACCCCTGCTACGTGTTCCACCCCATGAACAGCTTCGAGCAGTCGACGGCCGGCGGCGGAACGTCGATCGTGGTCGATACTGCCCGCTACCCCGACCTGTGGCGGGCCGACTCGGCCAAGTTCAACAACGATGCTGCGCTCCACCGCTGGACGCTCGATCTCGACACCGGCTCGGTCGCCGAGGAACCCCTCGACGATCGTCTCATCGAGTTTCCCCGGGTGCACGACGACCTCGTCGGCCTGGTCAACCGCTACGGCTACGCGGTGGCGACCGAGCAGATCGGTGACTCGGCGCCGAAGAGCCAGCTGGTGAAGTACGACCTCGAGTCGGGTGCCAGCGAGGTCCACGATTTCGGCACCGACCGGATCACCGGCGAGGCGGTGTTCGTCCCGGCCGAGGCAGCCACGAGCGAAGACGAGGGATGGCTCATGTCGTTCGTCTACGACAAGCCGAGTGACACCAGTGCACTGGTGGTGCTCGACGCGACGAACGTCGCTGCCGAGCCCGTCGCGACGGTCCAGCTCCCCCGCCGGGTGCCCTTCGGCTTCCACGGCTCCTGGTTCACCGACTGA
- a CDS encoding bifunctional proline dehydrogenase/L-glutamate gamma-semialdehyde dehydrogenase, which translates to MTMTLQRNDADELTDDAVALVETWLRRAREIETANDRATSGQLHELIEDPNGVAFTMAFVDRVARPDDDRAAADQLASLVAEGELPAFLSRVDRLLLQAGARLAPRLPAIVMPLARRRMRMIVGHLVADARPERLAAHLAERQAAGYALNVNLLGEAVLGEAEADRRLERTKALLDQPDVDYVSVKVSAVASQLNPWAYDEGVERVADRLRELFRRAAASDPVTFVNLDMEEYHDLELTIDVFTRLLDEPEFQALDAGIVLQAYLPDALGALQHLVAWSDRRAANGGASIKIRLVKGANLAMEKVDAAMHGWEQTPYDIKADTDANYKRCLDWVLRPEHLGSVRIGVASHNLFDVAWARLVSTRRGVAERVEFEMLQGMAPAQARVVRDDAAGLLLYTPAVAPADFDVAISYLFRRLEENAAPDNFLRVLGTLAPGTVEFARSAQGFREAVARRWDIELGPRRQQDRLLPPAPWPADRGFENEPDTDPALPANRAWAAAAVAAPFIPVQTPITTTIAGVDEVLERLRAGQPAWAAIEPAHRRATLYRIADELSKRRAELLGAMVHEGRKTIAEADPEISEGIDFARWYGDACLDLASDQWTDDGALCFEPMGVIAVVPPWNFPMAIPAGGVLAALAAGNTVAFKPAPETPRVAEIVAEACWAAGVPKDALAFIRIPDDEVGRRLVISADGVILTGSLETARLFRSWKPDISLFAETSGKNALVVTPHADIDLAVADLVRSAFGHSGQKCSAASLGILVGEVYESPRFRRQLIDAVQSLEVGMPTDLATTTGPLILPAEGKLLRAFEQLDDGEEWLVEPRQLDASGSLWSPGVRIGVRPGSWFHQTECFGPVLGLMSADTLDEAIELQNTTDFGLTGGIHTLEPREVDHWLERVEIGNAYVNRHITGAIVRRQPFGGWKRSSIGPGAKAGGPNYVMQFGQWVDERPRNQRWLDDARRSDDRWWHETFDREHDPSGLFCESNVFRYRSRGPVGLRIGEDADTFELQRIREAAARCGVTLVESLSSTESAEEAVQRFCALGCERLRVVGGREHDLVTAAAAVDMDVLHAPVVGNGRVELLHYLREQAVSRTLHRFGNLVANS; encoded by the coding sequence ATGACCATGACCCTGCAGCGCAATGATGCCGACGAACTGACCGACGATGCCGTCGCACTGGTCGAGACCTGGTTGCGGCGGGCCCGCGAGATCGAGACGGCCAACGACCGCGCCACGTCGGGCCAACTCCACGAACTGATCGAGGACCCCAACGGCGTGGCCTTCACGATGGCCTTTGTCGATCGTGTCGCTCGACCCGACGACGACCGGGCGGCCGCCGACCAGCTCGCATCGCTCGTCGCCGAAGGGGAGCTTCCCGCCTTTCTGTCGCGGGTCGACCGTCTGCTGCTCCAGGCCGGTGCGAGGTTGGCGCCGCGCCTGCCGGCGATCGTGATGCCGCTCGCTCGCCGACGCATGCGAATGATCGTCGGTCACCTCGTGGCCGACGCCCGGCCGGAACGCCTGGCAGCGCATCTCGCCGAACGCCAGGCAGCGGGCTACGCGCTGAACGTGAACCTGCTCGGCGAAGCCGTGCTGGGCGAGGCGGAAGCGGATCGCCGACTCGAGCGAACCAAGGCACTGCTCGACCAACCCGACGTCGACTACGTCTCGGTGAAGGTCTCCGCCGTCGCGTCGCAGCTCAACCCCTGGGCGTACGACGAGGGTGTGGAACGTGTCGCGGATCGTCTGCGAGAACTGTTCCGCCGGGCGGCAGCGTCGGACCCGGTGACCTTCGTGAACCTCGACATGGAGGAGTACCACGACCTCGAGCTGACGATCGACGTGTTCACGAGGCTGCTCGACGAGCCCGAGTTCCAAGCACTCGATGCCGGCATTGTGTTGCAGGCCTACCTACCCGATGCCTTGGGTGCCCTGCAGCATCTCGTCGCCTGGTCGGATCGGCGCGCTGCCAACGGCGGAGCGAGCATCAAGATCCGACTCGTCAAGGGCGCCAACCTGGCGATGGAGAAGGTCGACGCCGCAATGCACGGGTGGGAGCAGACGCCGTACGACATCAAGGCCGACACCGACGCCAACTACAAGCGCTGCCTCGACTGGGTGCTGCGACCCGAACACCTCGGCTCGGTCCGCATCGGCGTTGCCAGCCACAACCTGTTCGATGTCGCCTGGGCTCGGTTGGTGAGCACGCGTCGTGGCGTCGCCGAGCGCGTCGAGTTCGAAATGCTGCAGGGCATGGCCCCAGCGCAGGCTCGGGTCGTCCGCGATGACGCAGCCGGTCTGCTGCTCTACACCCCGGCCGTTGCGCCTGCGGACTTCGACGTGGCGATCAGCTACCTCTTCCGGCGACTCGAAGAGAACGCCGCCCCCGACAACTTCCTGCGGGTGCTCGGCACGCTGGCGCCCGGCACCGTCGAGTTCGCCCGGTCCGCACAGGGCTTTCGCGAAGCGGTGGCTCGTCGGTGGGACATCGAGCTCGGACCACGGCGTCAGCAGGATCGTCTACTCCCGCCGGCCCCGTGGCCCGCCGATCGTGGCTTCGAGAACGAACCCGACACCGACCCGGCGCTGCCAGCCAACCGGGCCTGGGCGGCGGCCGCCGTTGCCGCTCCGTTCATTCCCGTCCAAACCCCGATCACCACGACCATCGCCGGGGTCGACGAGGTGCTCGAACGACTGCGGGCGGGCCAGCCCGCATGGGCGGCGATCGAACCGGCGCACCGGCGGGCCACGCTCTATCGAATCGCCGACGAACTGTCGAAGCGGCGAGCCGAGCTCCTCGGTGCCATGGTCCACGAGGGCCGCAAGACCATTGCCGAAGCCGACCCCGAGATCTCCGAGGGGATCGACTTCGCCCGGTGGTACGGCGACGCCTGTCTCGACCTCGCCTCCGACCAGTGGACCGATGATGGTGCGCTGTGCTTCGAGCCGATGGGCGTCATCGCGGTGGTCCCGCCGTGGAACTTCCCGATGGCGATCCCCGCTGGCGGTGTGTTGGCCGCGCTCGCCGCCGGCAACACGGTGGCGTTCAAGCCCGCCCCTGAGACACCACGCGTTGCGGAGATCGTGGCCGAGGCGTGTTGGGCTGCCGGCGTGCCCAAGGATGCGCTGGCCTTCATCCGTATCCCCGACGACGAGGTCGGTCGACGGCTCGTGATCTCGGCCGACGGCGTGATCCTGACCGGATCGTTGGAGACAGCCCGGCTCTTCCGCTCGTGGAAGCCCGACATCTCCCTGTTCGCCGAGACCTCCGGGAAGAACGCGCTCGTCGTCACGCCGCATGCCGACATCGACCTCGCCGTCGCCGATCTTGTCCGCTCGGCATTCGGCCACAGCGGGCAGAAGTGTTCGGCAGCATCGCTCGGCATCCTCGTTGGCGAGGTCTACGAGTCCCCCCGCTTTCGGCGCCAGCTCATCGACGCCGTGCAGAGCCTCGAGGTCGGCATGCCGACAGACCTCGCCACCACCACCGGACCCCTGATCCTGCCGGCCGAGGGCAAGTTGCTGCGGGCATTCGAGCAACTCGACGACGGTGAGGAGTGGCTGGTCGAACCGCGACAGCTCGACGCGTCGGGGTCGCTCTGGTCACCGGGTGTCCGGATCGGTGTGCGCCCGGGAAGCTGGTTCCACCAGACCGAGTGCTTCGGACCTGTCCTCGGGCTGATGTCCGCCGACACACTCGATGAGGCCATCGAGTTGCAGAACACCACCGACTTCGGTCTGACCGGTGGCATTCACACCCTCGAACCGCGCGAGGTGGACCACTGGCTCGAGCGCGTCGAGATCGGCAACGCCTACGTGAATCGCCACATCACCGGAGCGATCGTGCGCCGCCAACCCTTCGGCGGCTGGAAGCGCTCCTCGATCGGCCCCGGCGCCAAGGCCGGAGGGCCCAACTATGTGATGCAGTTCGGCCAATGGGTCGACGAGCGGCCTCGCAACCAACGGTGGTTGGACGATGCCCGGCGTAGCGACGATCGCTGGTGGCACGAGACCTTCGACCGCGAGCACGACCCGAGCGGCCTGTTCTGCGAGTCGAACGTCTTCCGCTACCGGTCACGGGGTCCGGTCGGTCTGCGCATCGGCGAGGACGCCGACACGTTCGAGCTGCAGCGGATCCGAGAGGCAGCGGCTCGCTGCGGGGTGACGCTCGTGGAATCGTTGTCGTCGACGGAGTCGGCCGAGGAGGCAGTGCAGAGGTTCTGCGCGCTGGGCTGCGAGCGTCTTCGGGTTGTCGGTGGCAGGGAGCACGACCTCGTGACCGCTGCCGCTGCGGTCGACATGGACGTCCTCCATGCTCCGGTGGTCGGCAACGGTCGGGTCGAGCTGCTCCACTACCTGCGGGAACAGGCGGTCAGTCGCACGCTGCACCGCTTCGGGAACCTCGTGGCCAACTCCTGA
- a CDS encoding AraC family transcriptional regulator — protein sequence MPDRTDNANGPDASLLGRGALEPAMLALLDELVNVMFCAKSTDGRYIAVNPAFVHRSGKVSRRDVIGRRAADLFPPLLAERYEEQDQHIFATGAPLRDELELIRRPDGSHGWYLTTKLAIVDDGEVAGLVSISRDLQAPDDSELVTLSRVVDLVRDRLADSLRVGDLAAAAECSETQLERRMKRVFGLTATQYLLKVRVDRARELLLTTDTPLATIANDVGFYDQASFTRRFARLTGQTPAQFRNNRTS from the coding sequence ATGCCTGATCGAACCGACAATGCCAACGGTCCCGACGCCTCCTTGCTCGGGCGCGGTGCGCTCGAGCCGGCGATGCTCGCCCTGCTCGACGAGCTGGTGAACGTGATGTTCTGTGCCAAGAGCACCGACGGTCGCTACATCGCCGTCAATCCAGCCTTCGTTCACCGCTCGGGCAAGGTGTCGCGGCGAGACGTGATCGGTCGCCGCGCCGCCGATCTGTTTCCGCCGCTTCTGGCTGAGCGGTACGAGGAACAGGACCAGCACATCTTCGCCACCGGGGCGCCACTGCGCGACGAGCTCGAGCTGATCCGACGACCTGATGGCAGCCACGGCTGGTACCTCACGACCAAGCTCGCGATCGTCGACGACGGCGAGGTGGCGGGACTCGTGTCGATCAGCCGCGATCTGCAGGCACCCGACGACAGCGAGCTCGTGACGTTGAGTCGAGTCGTCGACCTGGTTCGCGATCGGCTGGCCGACTCGCTGCGAGTCGGTGATCTCGCAGCAGCCGCCGAGTGCTCCGAGACCCAGCTCGAACGGCGGATGAAACGGGTCTTCGGACTCACCGCAACCCAGTATTTGCTGAAGGTGCGAGTCGACCGAGCCCGTGAGCTCCTCCTGACCACCGACACACCACTGGCCACGATCGCCAACGACGTCGGGTTCTACGATCAGGCCAGCTTCACCCGACGATTCGCCCGACTCACCGGCCAGACCCCGGCGCAGTTCCGGAACAACCGCACCAGCTGA
- a CDS encoding ABC transporter ATP-binding protein has protein sequence MSGQVHPSLVVADVSVRYGDVLALDGVDLEVGAGEVVAILGPSGSGKSTLLRAIAGLEPIATGRLLADGVDLAGLPTHERGLGLMFQDHALFPHETVAGNIAFGLRMAGVDRDTQRARIRELLAMVGLTGFESRSVSQLSGGEAQRVALARSLAPAPALLMLDEPLGSLDRVLREQLTDDLRLLLGTVGVSALHVTHDQSEAFAVADRVVIMRDGKVVQSGEPEELWHRPATRFVAEFLGHPNVWDFGGEVVLAPLTSLAVDPEGDLDVVVVDAVFVDGRFRVTAMADDRQVVFEARHRPQLGETVRLQVDGSLIRTLERGSSGN, from the coding sequence ATGAGCGGTCAAGTTCATCCATCGCTGGTCGTCGCCGACGTCAGTGTGCGATACGGCGACGTGCTGGCGCTCGACGGCGTCGATCTCGAGGTCGGGGCCGGCGAGGTGGTGGCCATCCTCGGTCCCAGCGGCAGCGGCAAGAGCACGCTGCTGCGAGCCATCGCCGGTCTCGAACCGATCGCCACCGGACGATTGCTCGCCGACGGCGTCGACCTGGCTGGCCTCCCGACGCACGAGCGCGGCCTGGGGCTGATGTTCCAGGATCATGCGCTCTTCCCGCACGAGACTGTTGCCGGCAACATCGCCTTCGGTCTTCGCATGGCCGGTGTCGATCGGGACACGCAGCGGGCCCGCATCCGTGAGCTGCTCGCCATGGTCGGCCTCACCGGCTTCGAGAGCCGATCGGTGTCGCAGCTCTCGGGTGGCGAGGCGCAACGAGTCGCGCTGGCCCGGTCGCTCGCGCCGGCACCGGCACTGCTGATGCTCGACGAACCGCTCGGATCGCTCGATCGGGTGCTGCGCGAACAGCTCACCGACGACCTTCGACTGTTGCTCGGGACGGTCGGCGTCAGCGCCCTGCATGTCACGCACGACCAGTCGGAGGCGTTCGCCGTCGCCGACCGTGTGGTGATCATGCGTGATGGCAAGGTGGTGCAGAGCGGCGAACCCGAGGAGCTCTGGCACCGGCCGGCCACGCGGTTCGTGGCCGAGTTTCTCGGCCATCCCAACGTCTGGGACTTTGGCGGCGAGGTGGTGTTGGCCCCGCTCACCTCGCTTGCGGTCGATCCCGAAGGCGATCTCGACGTGGTGGTCGTCGACGCCGTGTTCGTCGACGGCCGTTTCCGTGTCACCGCCATGGCCGACGATCGACAGGTCGTGTTCGAGGCTCGGCACCGGCCGCAGCTCGGCGAGACGGTCAGGCTGCAGGTCGACGGCAGCCTCATCCGCACCCTGGAGCGGGGTTCGAGCGGAAACTGA
- a CDS encoding iron ABC transporter permease: MERDRRRLMPGAKRSSSWLDAVAAVIAVGFLVAMVVWPLVAIGERSLAGSGLGEIIDITRRPATWRVLRFTIWQALVSTAATVVVGLPIAHVLARYRFVGRNVVRVLTVVPFVLPTVVVAAALSALFDTVGIDLGRTLPAIVAAHVFFNLAVIVRVVGGHWATLDRSAEEAAAVLGASPVQVFRSITLPRIVPVLAGSALVVFLFCFTSYGIILILGGPGTATMETEIRRYAIFRQEFDVAAVLAFIQLVVVVVLSVASARLQRRLSVASRSRRVAPGLRVDSWRRRLYVGAVLLVVAAVVVSPMVALVEQSLRVGDRHGLEHYRALTHELPLLPVSPATALWHSVRLAFGAALVAALVGVPAARVIAGGRRLGRVLEAAVLIPLGVSAATLGFGYLLAFRFFDLRRSPLLLPLAHAVVALPFVMAAVVPALRNIDARVREAAATLGAGPLAIVRFVDWPLARAGLMTGLGFAVAVSLGEFGATSFISRGADSFTAPLAVFRLLSQPGEELRGQAMAVSVIIGVAVGATAALLERTRQGGTGFL, from the coding sequence GTGGAACGAGATCGTCGCCGGCTGATGCCGGGGGCGAAGCGTTCGTCGTCGTGGCTCGACGCCGTAGCGGCGGTCATCGCGGTCGGCTTCCTCGTGGCCATGGTCGTGTGGCCACTGGTGGCGATCGGTGAGCGGAGCCTCGCCGGTTCGGGCCTCGGTGAGATCATCGACATCACCCGTCGTCCGGCGACCTGGCGAGTGCTGCGCTTCACCATCTGGCAGGCGCTGGTGTCGACGGCGGCAACGGTCGTGGTCGGACTCCCGATCGCCCATGTTCTCGCTCGCTATCGGTTCGTTGGTCGCAACGTCGTGCGAGTGCTCACCGTGGTGCCGTTCGTACTGCCGACGGTGGTCGTTGCCGCTGCGCTCTCGGCCCTGTTCGACACCGTGGGCATCGACCTCGGTCGAACGTTGCCGGCGATCGTCGCGGCGCACGTGTTCTTCAACCTCGCCGTGATCGTTCGAGTGGTCGGCGGGCATTGGGCGACGCTCGATCGGTCGGCCGAGGAAGCGGCAGCAGTGCTCGGTGCCAGTCCCGTGCAAGTGTTCCGGTCGATCACGCTGCCCCGCATCGTCCCCGTGCTGGCCGGCTCCGCCCTCGTGGTGTTCCTGTTCTGTTTCACCAGCTACGGCATCATCTTGATCCTCGGCGGGCCGGGCACGGCCACCATGGAGACCGAGATCCGGCGGTACGCCATCTTCCGCCAGGAGTTCGACGTTGCCGCCGTCCTGGCGTTCATCCAATTGGTCGTGGTCGTGGTGCTCTCGGTCGCGTCGGCACGACTGCAACGCCGCCTCAGCGTGGCGTCGCGCAGCCGCCGAGTGGCCCCCGGGCTTCGCGTCGATTCCTGGCGTCGTCGTCTGTACGTCGGTGCGGTTCTGCTGGTCGTCGCCGCTGTGGTGGTGAGTCCCATGGTGGCGCTCGTGGAGCAATCGCTGCGGGTCGGCGACCGCCACGGACTCGAGCACTATCGGGCGCTGACCCACGAGCTGCCCCTGCTGCCCGTGTCGCCGGCGACCGCGCTGTGGCACTCGGTCCGCTTGGCGTTCGGCGCGGCGCTGGTGGCGGCACTCGTCGGCGTGCCGGCCGCTCGGGTCATCGCCGGCGGCCGCCGGCTCGGCCGCGTGCTCGAAGCCGCCGTCCTGATTCCTCTCGGTGTGTCGGCTGCGACGCTTGGGTTCGGCTACCTCCTTGCCTTCCGGTTCTTCGACCTCCGCCGCTCACCACTCCTGCTCCCCCTGGCGCACGCCGTGGTCGCGCTGCCCTTCGTGATGGCGGCGGTGGTCCCAGCACTCCGCAACATCGACGCTCGGGTTCGCGAAGCGGCGGCGACGCTTGGTGCCGGCCCCCTCGCCATCGTCCGGTTCGTCGACTGGCCGCTGGCCCGTGCCGGATTGATGACCGGACTCGGCTTTGCCGTTGCGGTGTCGCTCGGCGAGTTCGGCGCGACGTCGTTCATCTCGCGCGGGGCAGACTCCTTCACGGCACCGTTGGCCGTCTTCCGGCTCCTGTCGCAACCTGGCGAGGAGTTGCGAGGCCAGGCGATGGCGGTCAGTGTGATCATCGGCGTCGCCGTGGGGGCGACCGCTGCACTTCTCGAACGAACACGGCAAGGCGGAACAGGTTTCCTATGA